The window aataatgataatcattaattggtagtgattttgataatgataatcattaattgataatgattgattataatgattacttgATGATAATTTAGGATAATGATtaattgataatgattgatgataatgattagttgATGATAATTGAGGATAATGATTAATTGATGATTATCAAAGATAGTGAATACTTGATAGTAATAGATGATAATAGGTAATTTGTAATACTCATAATattaactgataataacaataatgatagtaataataaataatgataataataataataataacaataataataataacaataataacaataataataataacaataatagcaataacaataataacaatgataataatattaataataataataacaataataataataataatgatgataataatgataatagtaataataatgacaataattacaataacaataacaaaaccaacaacagtaataacaccaaCACTATCAACCACCCTACCGTCTCTAACCACACCAAAATAACCCCACCGCCGCAGGGGAGTTGCGAAAAGGAATGCGAAAACGGGCTGGTGTTGGGCCACGCGTACAGCATCACGGGCGCCCGGAGATGCAGCATCAACGTCCCTTGGAAACCCTACGTCGACTTGGTCCGATTGCGTAATCCCTGGGGAGATGATGTAAGTGCTGtccaagagagagggggggtttaggcttagtattagtattgtttgtctttttttttttttttttttttgttcttgttttttttcattttcttttttttcttgttttttttttcttttgctttcttttctttttctctttgttattctccttcttcttcttcttctttttctttttttcttttttcttcattctcttctttttttttcttctttctcttctttttctccttgttcttcctcttcctcttcttctttttctacatttacttctttttcttcttttcttatttttcttcttttcattttttatatatatattttttttcttctccttgtccttccatttcctcttcttcttcttctttaactttgttgGTGGTTTGTtagtctcttccttctctttctcttcatcttctttttcttcttcttctttcacttcttctttttcttcctcttcttcttcttctttcacttcttctttttcttcttcatcttcttcttcttccttttcctctttttcttcctcttcttcttcttcatctcttctttttcttcctcttcttcttcttctttttcttcctcttcttcttcttcatcttcttctttttcttcttcttcttcttctttttccttttttcttcctcttcttcttcttcttcatcttcttctttttcttcctctttttcttcttcatcttcttctttttcttcctcttcttcttcttcacattcttcttcttcctcttctccttcttcatcttcttcttcttcatcttcttctttttcttcctgctcttcttcttcatcatcttctttttcttcatcctctttttcttcctcttcttcttcttcaccttcttcttcttcttctttttcttcctcttcttcttcttctttttcttcttcctcttcttcttaatcttcttctttttcttcatcttcttctttttcttcatcttcttctttttcttcatcttcttcttcttcttcttcttcttcttcttcttcttcttcttcttctccctatggACTCCGTGATCCCTGGGCAGACGATGTGCGTGGTGTCGGAtgagtgtttcttcttctttttcttctatttctccttttcttcttctccttcttctttaacgTTGTTGGTGGTTTGttagtctcttcctcttcctcctcttcctcttttccttctccttcttcttcttcttcatctcgtttttcttcttcttctttttcttcctcttcttcttcctctttaactTTGCTGTTGGTTTGttagtctcttcctcctcttcctcttcctcttttcacctttttctttttcttcttcttcttcctcttcttctttttcttctccttctccttctgcttctttttcttcctcttcttctttttcttctccttttcctacttctttttcttcttcttcttcttcttcatttcagtATTCCAGTTCCCATTCCAATATTCCCATTCCTTaactaattatcattaccaatattaaccAATAATTATTAACCAATACTAACCAATGATCTTTAATGATTAACCAATATTAACCAATGATTTGTAATCATTCACCAATATTTCCATTCCTACTCCAATATTCCCATTCCAACATTCCCATTCCAACAATCCCATTCCCACATTCCCATTCCAACATTCCCATTCCCAGACGGAGTGGAAGGGCCCTTGGAGTGACGGGTCGGACGAGTGGCGCCTCAtgtctaagagagagaaagagagactccaGTTGACGGACGCCGACGACGGGGAATTCTGGATGTCCTTCGAGGTGGGTTgatgttagggggaggggggggggggggtgatgatggggggggggggggggatggtggtgatgaggagtaggaggtgatgagggggggagggggggtgttagatgatgatgatgaggaggaggaggaggaggagagggaggatgaaggtggtgatgataatgatgaggaggaggaggaagagggtgggggcggtggtgatgatgatgatgatgagaaggaggaggaggaggaggaggaggatagtggtgatgagaggggggaggaggaagagggggggaggtggtgatggtgatgagagggggaggtggtggtggtgatgaggaggaggaggaagaggtggtcgatgaaggttggtggtggtgatgcgggGCTggggtgagcaggaggaggaagaggttggtgaggaggatggagatggtgttgaatgagggtggtggtggtggtgagaagaagaaggaggaaggaaaggatggagatgaagatgatggtgaaaatgatgataataacagtaatgaagatggtagtaataaagataatattaataatataatgatgataataacaatgatagtaataatgattatgataatgttattgtaacccgtattactattattgttattatcattagtatatcattatcattatttatcataataatagttattaccactattattatcaatattattatcatcataattagtagcagtagtagtagtagtagtaatagtaatggtaatagtaatagtaatagtagtagcagtagaaataataataatagtagtggtattaaGCATAGCAAAGAGATGATATGAGCTGAAATCTAAATAGACATGTTCTGAAAAGGAAAGCATTGATATGTTTATCTTagcctctatgtatatgtaaacgccCATAGACACACGgccacacacatacggatatgtgtagagagagaaagagctataagtagatggataaattgagagagatagacagatcaataggtagatagatcgactgatgagagagagataagcaggttgactgacagatagatatgaatggcTGGATAAACAGACTAATAGATATGAatgcatgaatagataaataaataggaagatagacagatagacagatatgaatgtatgaatagatgaatagacagacatatatatatatatatatatatatatatatatatatatatatatatatatataacagatagatacatttgactgtatgaaaaaatggataaatcggtagataaacaaaatgaatgtatgaataaatgaataaagagacaaatagacagataagaatatataaataggttCTACGTGCATAACTTACCCGCACGTacactcagaaaaaaaatatatagttcctTTATTTGtgttcaatgaggaactgaacgcttctctctgttaacacctgattacggtgctaactacctcgcctcgctattccacaccacttcgtcgatttttttcatattagtttgtgcagaGGGCAACGATGCTTATTTTTCTGACCGtacatatgtttttttccccGCCCTTCAGGAATTCAAAAGCAATTTCGACGAGGTCTTCATCACAAGCCTGAACCCTCACACGATCAACCAAGAGGCCAAGGAACAGCTGTACAACTTGGCCGACGTGGTGACCGAGGCCATCCTGCACCCTGAACAACTGAGGGCGCCGGAGGTCAAGATGTCGAGGGTGTGGGAGGTCGTGACCTATGATGGGTCGTGGGTGAGGAACTCCACGGCAGGGGGGTCGCCTAATAACCAGAgtgagtttttttctctctctctctctctctctctctctctctctctctctctctctctctctctctctctctctctctctttctttctttctttctttttctttctttctctcgttttctatatttttctcttactttcttttttctttcttttaatctttctttttctttctttccttctttctttctctctttctttctttctatctttctctctttctttcttactttctttctctctctctttcttactttcttccttactctctttcttcctcccccccccccctctctctctctctctctctctctctctctctctctctctctctctctctctctctctctctctctctctctctctctctctctctctctctctctctctctctttctgactgtatctctctctctctctctctctttctttctgactgtACATCGCTTCATATCAGTTTTTCATGTTTATTGACATGATTTAAGCCTTATTTTATGTGAACTATGAAGAATagatttattttacttgtttatcGCTTTCCGAATGTTGAGTTTTAGAAATAATTATATGtgatataaataaaactatttgCTTTATACACTGACGCAAATCTTCCATCTCCGTAATCAGAGCTCTTCAGTAACAACCCTCAGTACCTCCTGAAGCTGACGGAAGCTGACGACGATACAGATGAAGCTGACACCTGCGCCGTAATAGTGTCCCTCACGCAAAAGAATAGACGCGTAAACCAGCTGCCGCTCCATCCTATTGGATTCTTCGTTTATCAGGTTCGAATGCCTTCTTTAAAGGATTCGTGAGGTTTTGATATTCTCTATTCGGTTCCCGTAACGATTGTAAATTGATTGTGAATTTCTTTCTAGTTTtgattccctctgcctcttcgcatcatttctttaattttattgATATCCTCTCATCTTAGAATGAATGGATTTACACAATCAGTTCTGATTTCTTTCGAGGTCGAACCCGTAGTTCTAAATTCCGAATTCCTTCTCTTCCGTTGATTCCTTTATAGAATGACAGGAACGCTCAGTCCCTATCACTAAATCGCGTCTGAGTGAAAGacacttccttacttccttcctctcgAAGCCCATACTAACTAAATCGCGTTCGAAGAAATTACACtgttccattcccttcccctcaaaATTTCCTAAACCGCTCTGAATAAATAacgatctttttccttttcttttcgaacCCACACAGATTAACGAAGGAGGCGAAGTACCAACGCCAGCCACCGTGTCCTGGTTCCGCTTCAACGCCCCTCTGTTTTACACCAAGAAGTTCACACAGACTCGAACCGTGACGCACAGACTCTCCCTACGCCCTGGCCAGTACCTGCTTATTCCCTGTACTCTAAAACACGACCAGGAGGCGGACTTCCTGCTGAGGGTGTTCTGTGAGAAGGTCGCGGTTATGGAGTAAGTGGGACTGGCGTTGGGATGGAAaaatggtgttgttgttgattttttgagGATATGATTGGATGACTGGAAgccatcatatttttattttctctctctctttctttctttatttccttttctttcttttttctttttttctttttttctttgtttgcttatttctcttcttctttctgcctcttttctctttcgttttttttttcttcttttttccttttcttagttACAATTGgtcgagtgatttttttttttctcacttttgttTGATTAACACGCATATTTATTCCACAGAGAGAACGACGAACATCCCATGATTCTTGATACTCCCGAAGTAAGTATATTCAATTAACTGTCCATAAATCTTAATCTGATTAAACAATACGATTTTGAGAGGAATCGCATgatgttataaaaataatttagtatGACACAGACCTTCACATGCACGCGTTCGTACAGAAGGGaccacacatatacagaaaaatgtgatacagaaatatgtattatctttcttacataacattaaaatgaaacacaaccataataaatatgaaaaaaacgcaTTATTTCAAATCAAACAGATTATCCCTtcagaaaaaatacacatttacattaaTTCATCGCAATGTTAGTATCTCTTCAAATAAACCGAATCAAGCAGATGATTCATTCAGAAAGAATtaatatctttgtatttatttcttgcaATGTTAGTATCTCATTCCATACCCTTCAAATAAACCAAATCAAGCAATAATTCATTCAGAAACAATGAATATCTTTGCATTTATTCTTTGCAATGTTAGCAATTCATCCAATGCCCTTTTAGACTGACGAGGTAGACTCCAGACTGGACAGCCTCCCGGAGAGTCCTAAGATCAACATCCTACGCGGAGTCTTTCTCGCATCTGCGGGAGATGACAACGAGGTAGATGCTGTTAAGCTCAAACTCATCCTGGATCATCTCTTCCCCTGTAGGTCGTCAGGCTCTCGCTGTCTTTAGttcctattttgtttgtttaaatgtttgttttatcttggttgtttatttgttcatttattttttatttttctgttcgtttgtttttatttattcattgtttatttgattatctatttatatctctatttattttgtttatttcatagatttctttttgttgttttctattttctctttttattattattattattatttttattatggcgTTAGTTCGTCCTAATTTGCTTCCGGTCGGTCTAGTACGCTGTGAGCTGCTGAGAGAATCCAAAAGGACCGAGTGAGAGCTGCAACAATTGATGAATTTCCATCACATCTTCCAGGAATGGGGAAAAATGTcttcttcagtgtgtgtgtgtgtgtgtgtgtgtgtgtgtctgtgtgtgtgtgtgtgtgtgtgtgtgtgtgtgtgtgtgtgtgtgtgtgtgtgtgtgtgtgtgtgtgtgtgtgtgtgtgtgtgtgtttctttttttttttttttttttgagggaaatATTTTGAATGAGATGAAACGGATTTTTTAATGAAAGTGGTAATGAATGTTTCTGCGTAATTAATCTCATTACGTTCTAGACAGATTACTACTTTGTTCTTAATCCATCCCTTTGCTTTCATTTCAGAATTACAGTAATCCTCAAATGCACTTACTAAATCACGGTTAGAAGCATGACATGTTTTCCCCTATTTCCTTATCAAACGGgatttgctattataattataatcatattacaaTTTTCAGACGTGGAATTTTCTTTGGATTTGTCTCGGAGTCTCTTGGCCATGATGGACGGCGACCTCTCGGGAAAAGTCAGTTATTTCGAATTTGAAAAACTGATCCAGTCTCTCAGGCGTTGGGTGGTAAGTGCTTCCCTCTGGCGGCCACGGTGTTGGTTCTCCGTATATAaggttttttttgttgtggttgttgttttgtgttgggaTTAATGtttagtcctctctctctgtctttctgttctctctctctctctcgctctcgctctcgctctctctctctctctctctctctctctctctctctctctctctctctctctctctctctctctctctctctctctctctctctctctctcgggaaaaGTCAGTTATTTCGAATTCGAAAAACTGATCCAGTCTCTCAGGCGTTGGGTGGTAAGTGCTTCCCTCTGGCGGCCAcggtgtttttctttgttgttgttgttgttttgtgttgggaTTAatgttttgctgttgctgttgttttgagtTTGAatgagtgtttttgttgttgttggtttgagTTAGAATAAATGCTTTTGTTGTTTTGAGCTAGAAGGAATGTTTTGTAGTTATTTTGAGTTAGAATaagtggtttttgtttttttgagttagaataaatatttttgttgttttgagcTAGAAGGAATGTTTTGTAGTTGTTCTTTAGAGTTAGAATAAGTGTTTTCATTGTTTTGAGTTTGAATGAatattttgtagttgttgttttgagtttgaataaatgtttatgttgctgttttcTCCCGCGCCCCTAGAGAGTCTACAACgagaggaaagacgaggagaACGATCTCCTTTCGGGTCACTCGTGGGGCCTCGGCGACGCGCTCAGGGACCTCGGCCTCCAGATCCCGCGCCGCATCCGGGCCCTCGTGGTGGTGCGCTACGGCGACCAGCAGGGACACATCGCCCTCAGGGACTTCCTCATGGCCACCTGCAGGATCTCCGTCATGTTGGGTTAGTCGTGTCTTGTTGTAATGGCTGGGTCTCTGttgtaaatttctctctctctctctctctctctctctctctctctctctctctctctctctctctctctctctctctctctctctctctctctctctctctcccctctctctctctctctccctctccctttctctctccctctctctctccctctctctctccctctctctctccctctctctctctcgcgcgcggtAGGGATCtcttctagcaatcttgctgacctgcattcaagtccctcaccgccagtggatggtaaccccggccattccttgcacacaggggataacttagaagcaaaatgaaacagacactatgtcacaccaagaatatccattgtaagaaatggaatcaaactaaaccttttaaacctctctgcctctctatctatctatctatctatctttctttctatctatctatctatttatttctatctctctatttatttatatctatctatatttctctcactctctgcatttctctcccttcctatctctttcctctatcctcgttttatttccttccttcttattctcccctcatctccgTCTTGCCTAACCTCGTAACCTAAACCGACTCTGATTACAAGGGAAAGTAaccagagaaaagggagggactaTATTTCAAGGAATATCCtggcaataaacaaataaataagtaaacgaaaaataaatgagCAGGGTCTCAAATTATTCGAAGTCTTTATATTACTACGAGTTATGTTAGATTAATATATTAGGCAGTCATAACATATGTGTTCATTAGAAATATCATTCAGTTTAATCAATTAATACCAATAGACAGATATAATACTTATCCGAACCAGACCTGTTTGTTAGATAGCAATATAATTCAATTTCAACATTAAGCAGTGGTATTACACAGGCACATTGGACATGTTTATTACATTCAAATATCAGATACATCTACCATACAATCATATCCCtgttcatttacctatttattttttctgttacattcctattctttatcatctttttcattttatttgttacattcgtattctttatcatcttctttattttatctgttacattcctattctttatcatcttctttatttgaTATGTTACATTCCTATTcgtttatcatcttcttcattttatctGGTACATTcctattctttatcatctttattttatgttaaattcctattctttatcatctttattttatgttaaattcctattctttatcatctttattttatatgttacattcctattctttatcatcttctttattttatctggTACATTCCTATTcatttatcatcttctttattttatctgttacattcctattcatttatcatcttctttattttatctgaTACAACtctattctttatcatcttcttcattttatctGGTACATTcctattctttatcatcttctttattttatctgttaCATTCCTATTcgtttatcatcttctttattttatctgaTACAACtctattcttt of the Penaeus chinensis breed Huanghai No. 1 chromosome 18, ASM1920278v2, whole genome shotgun sequence genome contains:
- the LOC125034752 gene encoding calpain-B-like; this translates as MAPAKADKTESVRLFRGQDYAKLKAKCWSEAQLFTDPEFPADATSLGFDKDVEWKRPTEMVTYPQFMKDVNRFSVVQGELGDCWFVSALSAITQNPGLLRRVVPAGQDFTMKYVGIFHFRFWQGGEWVDVVVDDQLPVIYGSTLCFSSSRNNSEFWSALLEKAYAKLHGCYGALNSGKSYEATEDLTGGVTERYLLHREDLPPPPSLFSVVAKARQRGSLVTCNVAGSCEKECENGLVLGHAYSITGARRCSINVPWKPYVDLVRLRNPWGDDTEWKGPWSDGSDEWRLMSKREKERLQLTDADDGEFWMSFEEFKSNFDEVFITSLNPHTINQEAKEQLYNLADVVTEAILHPEQLRAPEVKMSRVWEVVTYDGSWVRNSTAGGSPNNQKLFSNNPQYLLKLTEADDDTDEADTCAVIVSLTQKNRRVNQLPLHPIGFFVYQINEGGEVPTPATVSWFRFNAPLFYTKKFTQTRTVTHRLSLRPGQYLLIPCTLKHDQEADFLLRVFCEKVAVMEENDEHPMILDTPETDEVDSRLDSLPESPKINILRGVFLASAGDDNEVDAVKLKLILDHLFPYVEFSLDLSRSLLAMMDGDLSGKVSYFEFEKLIQSLRRWVRVYNERKDEENDLLSGHSWGLGDALRDLGLQIPRRIRALVVVRYGDQQGHIALRDFLMATCRISVMLERFESHRDPDDREASIRLQDWLRDTLYC